Proteins from one Impatiens glandulifera chromosome 2, dImpGla2.1, whole genome shotgun sequence genomic window:
- the LOC124924006 gene encoding signal peptide peptidase-like 3: MNKKMKIEMASSHFSFALMTKFAILLSFLLSFASAADSPPTSPTCHNALRMVKVLMWANNVEQETIIGMSARFGSIVPPTTAEARRLPAVFSNPINGCASSLSKISGGIALSARGDCEFAAKAEIAQSAGAAGLLVVNTAEARMEMSCSEASGSNVTIPVISVAQSDGNIINKLLTGGQKVELQLYSPVSPIVDGSVVFLWMMSVGTVFCATLWADFTKLEESDEPYNDVSKESAGAEQEVVDINAKSAVFFVISASTFLVLLYFFMSESFVWLLIFLFCLGGIEGMHTIIVSLALRRCRNCGDKKVSLPLMGTISVLSLLALLFCMVFAIGWAATRRASFSWIGQDILGICLMITILQVARLPNIKVATVLLCCAFLYDIFWVFLSPYIFHNSVMIVVAKGDKAGGESIPMLLRIPRLFDPWGGYNMIGFGDILFPGLLVSFAHRFDKSTNKTLPTGYFLYLMIGYGCGLMFTYMGLYLMNGHGQPALLYLVPCTLGTCVVLGLIRGELKALWSCGEEGSKPTETLGDRV, encoded by the exons AtgaacaagaagatgaagatagaAATGGCTTCCTCTCATTTCTCCTTTGCATTGATGACCAAGTTTGCAATtctcttatcatttttattatcatttgcATCCGCCGCTGATTCACCTCCCACGTCTCCCACATGTCATAATGCTCTTCGAATG GTCAAAGTCCTCATGTGGGCTAATAATGTGGAACAAGAAACGATAATTGGAATGTCTGCAAGATTTGGCAGTATTGTGCCCCCAACTACCGCAGAAGCTCGTAGGCTTCCTGCAGTTTTCTCAAACCCTATAAATGGATGCGCAAGCTCGTTATCAAAG ATATCTGGAGGAATTGCATTGTCTGCTCGAGGTGATTGTGAGTTTGCTGCTAAGGCTGAGATTGCACAGTCGGCCGGTGCTGCAGGCTTGTTAGTGGTAAATACTGCAGAAG CTCGTATGGAGATGTCCTGTTCCGAGGCCAGTGGTAGCAATGTTACTATCCCTGTTATTAGTGTCGCACAGTCTGATggaaatattataaacaaattactGACAGGTGGACAAAAAG TGGAACTTCAGTTATATTCCCCAGTGAGCCCTATTGTAGACGGTTCTGTGGTATTCCTATGGATGATGTCTGTAGGGACTGTTTTCTGTGCTACTCTTTGGGCAGACTTTACTAAACTTGAGGAGAGTGATGAACCGTACAATGATGTCTCAAAG GAATCTGCTGGGGCTGAACAAGAGGTTGTTGATATTAATGCAAAAAGCGCTGTCTTCTTTGTTATCTCTGCATCAACTTTTCTCGTGCTTCTGTATTTCTTCATGTCAGAATCGTTTGTCTGGCTACTGATCTTCCTTTTCTGCTTAGGTGGTATTGAG GGAATGCATACTATTATTGTGTCTCTTGCGTTAAG GAGGTGTAGAAATTGTGGGGATAAGAAAGTTAGCTTGCCTCTTATGGGGACTATATCTGTTCTTTCTCTTCTTGCTTTGCTGTTCTGCATGGTGTTTGCCATAGGTTGGGCTGCCACTAGGAGAGCATCATTTTCATGGATTGGTCAAGATATTCTA GGTATTTGCTTGATGATAACAATTCTTCAGGTTGCACGATTACCCAATATAAAG GTGGCTACAGTACTTCTTTGTTGTGCGTTTCTTTATGATATATTCTGGGTCTTCCTATCGCCTTATATCTTCCATAACAGTGTTATGATTGTG gtAGCGAAAGGTGACAAAGCTGGTGGAGAATCTATTCCGATGCTTCTGAGAATTCCACGACTATTTGATCCTTGGGGTGGCTATAATATGATTGGATTTGGGGATATCCTCTTCCCTGGTCTTCTGGTCTCATTTGCTCACAG GTTTGACAAAAGTACTAATAAGACCTTACCAACtggatatttcctttatttaATGATTGGCTATGGATGTG GCCTGATGTTCACTTACATGGGATTGTATTTGATGAATGGCCACGGTCAACCTGCTCTCTTGTACCTTGTTCCCTGCACATTAG GAACTTGCGTTGTATTGGGCTTGATTAGAGGTGAACTAAAAGCTCTTTGGAGTTGCGGTGAAGAAGGCTCCAAGCCCACAGAAACTCTTGGTGATAGAGTTTGA
- the LOC124924009 gene encoding uncharacterized protein LOC124924009 yields the protein MSRGLITDKWSMRILWACAVGSAISFFMVAQERQLQNRDKMLADSLNEADGGTGGEKM from the exons ATGAGCAGGGGACTTATTACCGACAAATGGTCCATGAGGATTCTCTGGGCTTGTGCTGTTGGAAGTGCAATCA GTTTCTTTATGGTGGCGCAAGAAAGACAACTGCAGAATAGGGATAAAATGTTGGCTGATTCTCTTAATGAAGCAGATGGAGGCACTGGTGGTGAAAAAATGTAA
- the LOC124924008 gene encoding uncharacterized protein LOC124924008 → MGHKMGSLKINPKKFGGFSKPCMKEMVTFLNCLAINHTDEKCARHKDLLTTCMSAQDTNSKNSWGSMNYHLQRLNRGKK, encoded by the exons ATGGGGCACAAAATGGGTTCACTGAAGATAAACCCGAAGAAGTTTGGGGGATTTAGCAAACCTTGCATGAAGGAAATGGTAACTTTCCTGAATTGCTTAGCCATCAACCACACCGATGAAAAATGTGCTCGTCATAAGGATCTTTTGACTACATGTATGAGTGCTCAG GATACCAATTCCAAGAATTCATGGGGGAGCATGAATTATCATCTGCAAAGGCTTAATAGGGGAAAGAAGTAG